The sequence below is a genomic window from Curtobacterium sp. MCPF17_002.
CGATCGCGTTCGCGTCGGAACGGGCCTGCTCACGGATGCGGGATGCCTCGGTCCGTGCCTCGGCGAGCTGCTTGTTGTACTCGTCGAGTGCGGCAGCGGCCTGCTCCTGAGCGGCCTCGGCCTTCTTGATGCCGCCTTCGATGGCCTCGGTGCGCTCATCGAGCATCTTCGTGATGCGCGGCGTGACGACACGCCAGAACACCAGGAAGATGATGACGAAGGCAACCAGCGACCACACGATGTCGTACACCGGCGGGATCAGCGGATTGTGCGTTTCCTCCGCCGCGATGATGAGTGCATTGTGCATCGAGGAACCTTAGTTGGTGCCGGTGAAGATGAAGTACGTGGCGATGCCGATGAAGGCCAGGGCCTCGGTGAAGGCGATACCGATGTACATGAGGGTCGTCAGGCGGCCCTGGAGCTCAGGCTGGCGAGCGACGGACTCGATCGTCTTGCCGACGACGATGCCGACGCCGATGGCCGGGCCGATCGCAGCGAGGCCGTAGCCAACCGTCGCGATGTTGCCGTTGATCTCCGCGAGAACGGTCGTTGCGTCCACGTGTTTTCCTTTCGAGGTGCGGGTCCGACGGTTGCCGGTCCCGTAGGGGGTCAGTGAGGAATCAGTGCTCGTCGGCCAGCGCCAGCTGGATGTAGACGGCGGTGAGGAGCATGAAGACGTAGGCCTGCAGCAGCGCGACGAGGATCTCGAAGAAGCTGAACGCGATGCCGAACGCGATCGTCCCGATGCCGAAGGCCTTGAAGCCGAGCGAGGCGTCGAAGAAGAAGAACTGCGTGGCCGAGAAGAACAGGACGAGCAGCAGGTGCCCGACGACCATGTTCATCAGGAGTCGCAGTGTCAGCGTCACCGGGCGGAGGACGAAGGTCGAGACGAGCTCGATCGGCGTCACGATGATGTACAGGTACCACGGCACCCCGGGCGGGAAGAGCGAGTTCCGGAGGAACGTGCCCGGGTGCTTGCGGAGGCCCGCGTAGATGAAGGCGACGTAGGCGATGATCGCGAGGACCATCGGCATCGCGATGCGGCTGGTGCCGGCGAGGTTCAACCCCGGGATCAGACCCGTGAGGTTCATGAACAGCACGCCGAAGAAGATCGACGCGAGGAGCGGCAGGAACCGCTTGCCGTCCTTCTCACCGAGGTTGTCGAAGGTGTTCCGGCGGACGACGTCGAAGCCGTACTCGATGAACGCCTGCCCGCGGTTCGGGACCAGCTTCAGCGCACGGGTTCCCGCGAACGCGAACACCAGGAGCACTGCGACCGCGATGAAGCGGATGATGACGACACGATCGATCTCGAAGGGCGTCCCTGCGAAGAAGATCGCATCCGGGAAGAACTCGTTGATCGACGGACCATGGAACTCGGCGGCCTTGCTGCTCCCCGCCGCCACGGTGTTGGCCGCGGCGGTGAGGGACAGGGGAAGAGCGTGGGATAGCAGCGCTGTCTCCTGTGTCGGCGCGCGCACATCATGGCACGCGATGGTGGACGTTGTGGAGGCTCGTCCGCTCCGAGCAAAGCTCCGGCCGCGGACTCCGAGAAGCCTATCAGGTGCGGGAGGCTTCCCGGTCTCTCAGTTGCGGGGCGCGTCCTTCTCAGGAGAAGCGGAGTCTCCCGGCAGCTCGACCCCGATCGGGATCCGGGCCTTCGCGACGGCGACGACGTCGATCACGAGCGAACCGACGACCCCGGCGATGATCACGATCGCGAGCACCGGGAAGTCCACCCAGTCGCGGTCCCGGAGCAGGACGAGCACGACGATGAAGACGATGAACTTCAGGAGCCAGGTGCCCATCACGATGCCGAAGAACGCACCGGAGATCATCTGGCCGCCGGACACCCGCAGCGCGACGAGGACACTCACCGCCGTCAGGCCGAGGAAGACCACGCTGAGGACGGCCCCGAGGAGTCCGCCGACGAGGCCCGGGCCGCCGGCGACGAGCAGGCCGACGACTCCCCCGACGACGGCGAGCCCGACGGCCAGGACCGCGCCCCAGGTGATGATGCGGCGGAACACCGGCCGGACGTGGTCGAGCGCGTTCGGTGCGGTCACGTGATGTCTCCTGGGATCGTGCGGTCGTTGGCGGCCCGGTCGAGCGGGTCGAGGCTGGCGTCCACCACGGTGGTGGAGCGGGTGGCGGCCTGTGCGGCGAACTCGGCCCGTTTGCGGCCGAGCGGGGCGAAGGTGGCCACGGCGCACACCGTGAACCCGACGGCGACGAAGACGACGACCCAGTACCAGTCCACGAAGAGGAACAGCAGGCAGCCGACGGCGACGGTGGCCGTCCACGCGTAGAAGATGAGCACCGCGTGGAAGTGCGAGTGGCCCATGTCGAGCAGGCGGTGGTGCAGGTGCTTCCGGTCGGCCGAGAAGGGCGACTTCCCCGCGCTGAGCCGTCGGGTCACCGCGAGGCCGAAGTCGAGGATCGGCACGATGAGGATCGCGAACGGGAGCAGGATCGGGATGAAGGCCGGCAGCAGCGCCTGGCGTGTCTGCACCGCGGCGGGGTCGATGTTGCCCGTCACGGACACCGCGCTGGTGGCCATCAGGAAGCCCACCAGCAGCGCGCCGGCATCGCCCATGAAGAGCTTTGCCGGGTGCCAGTTGAGGATGAGGAAGCCGAAGCAGGCGCCGACGAGCACCGCGGTGAGCAGCGACGGCAGGTTGAAGAAGAACTCCGTCTGCACGACCACGCGGTTGATGAAGAACGTGTAGAGGAAGAACACGCCGCCGGCGATGATCGCGACGCCCGCCACCAGGCCGTCCAGGCCGTCGATGAAGTTCACCGCGTTCATCACGAGCACCACCGCCAGCACGGTGAAGATGAGGCTCATGTAGGACGAGCCGACGCCGAGCGTGTTGCCGATCGGCAGCGACACGATGGCCACGCCCTGCCACGCGAGGATGCCCGCGGCGATGATCTGGCCCGCGAGCTTCGTCATCCAGTCGAGGTCCCAGATGTCGTCGGCGACGCCGAGCACCACGATGATGGTCGCCCCGCCGAGCACGGCGAGGACGCGGTTCGGCTCGGAGAACACCAACCGGAAGTAGTCGGTCCCGGCGATCGACGGGAACAGGAACCACGCCGCCAGGAGCGACACGATGACCCCGAGGTACATCGCGATGCCGCCGAGCCGGGGCGTCGGCGTGCGGTGCACGTCGCGCTCACGGACCTTCGGGTACCACTTGTACTTCAGCCCGAGCTTCCAGACGATCCAGCTGACGCAGAAGCTCACGACCGCCGAGATGGCCCCCGCGAGCAGGTAGTACTTCATCCGACGAGGTCGGCTCCGACGACCCGGATGATCTCGTCGTCGGAGATCACCCCGTGCCGGACGATGCGGAGCGTCCCGCCGTCCGACAGCCCGGTGGCGTCGACGATCGTCGACCCGGTCGAGGACGCGAAGCCCTCGTGCGCGTCGAGCGGGCCACCGTCGAGGTAGACCGCGACGCTGTCGCCGAGCATGGCCTCGGCCTGGTCGACGTCCATCGCGGCGGGGTCGCCGGTCGAGTTCGCCGAGGACACCGCGAGCGGGCCCACCTCCTGCAGGAGCTCGAGCGCGATGCGCGAGTCCGGCATCCGGAGGGCGACCGTGCCCCGCGTCTCGCCGAGGTCCCAGTCGAGCGACGGCTGCGCGCGGAGGATCACGGTGAGGCCGCCGGGCCAGAACTCGTCGACGAGGTCCCGC
It includes:
- a CDS encoding MraY family glycosyltransferase, translating into MKYYLLAGAISAVVSFCVSWIVWKLGLKYKWYPKVRERDVHRTPTPRLGGIAMYLGVIVSLLAAWFLFPSIAGTDYFRLVFSEPNRVLAVLGGATIIVVLGVADDIWDLDWMTKLAGQIIAAGILAWQGVAIVSLPIGNTLGVGSSYMSLIFTVLAVVLVMNAVNFIDGLDGLVAGVAIIAGGVFFLYTFFINRVVVQTEFFFNLPSLLTAVLVGACFGFLILNWHPAKLFMGDAGALLVGFLMATSAVSVTGNIDPAAVQTRQALLPAFIPILLPFAILIVPILDFGLAVTRRLSAGKSPFSADRKHLHHRLLDMGHSHFHAVLIFYAWTATVAVGCLLFLFVDWYWVVVFVAVGFTVCAVATFAPLGRKRAEFAAQAATRSTTVVDASLDPLDRAANDRTIPGDIT
- the atpE gene encoding ATP synthase F0 subunit C — protein: MDATTVLAEINGNIATVGYGLAAIGPAIGVGIVVGKTIESVARQPELQGRLTTLMYIGIAFTEALAFIGIATYFIFTGTN
- a CDS encoding L-threonylcarbamoyladenylate synthase, whose protein sequence is MASRYDCTDSDGLLTGMRLARAALGRGELVVVPTDTVYGVAADAFSQAAVQRLLDAKGRTRQSPPPVLIPGPPTLEALASDIPQEVRDLVDEFWPGGLTVILRAQPSLDWDLGETRGTVALRMPDSRIALELLQEVGPLAVSSANSTGDPAAMDVDQAEAMLGDSVAVYLDGGPLDAHEGFASSTGSTIVDATGLSDGGTLRIVRHGVISDDEIIRVVGADLVG
- the atpB gene encoding F0F1 ATP synthase subunit A translates to MAAGSSKAAEFHGPSINEFFPDAIFFAGTPFEIDRVVIIRFIAVAVLLVFAFAGTRALKLVPNRGQAFIEYGFDVVRRNTFDNLGEKDGKRFLPLLASIFFGVLFMNLTGLIPGLNLAGTSRIAMPMVLAIIAYVAFIYAGLRKHPGTFLRNSLFPPGVPWYLYIIVTPIELVSTFVLRPVTLTLRLLMNMVVGHLLLVLFFSATQFFFFDASLGFKAFGIGTIAFGIAFSFFEILVALLQAYVFMLLTAVYIQLALADEH
- a CDS encoding F0F1 ATP synthase subunit B, translated to MHNALIIAAEETHNPLIPPVYDIVWSLVAFVIIFLVFWRVVTPRITKMLDERTEAIEGGIKKAEAAQEQAAAALDEYNKQLAEARTEASRIREQARSDANAIGNELREQAQADAARITANAQAQIEAERQSAVQSLRSEVGTLALDLASGVIGESLKDDAKSTAVVDRFLADLEASQGSSAQGSSSQAGEH